From the Gasterosteus aculeatus chromosome 13, fGasAcu3.hap1.1, whole genome shotgun sequence genome, one window contains:
- the kcnt1b gene encoding potassium channel subfamily T member 1 isoform X2, protein MNIFFNLRGIVRHIAEDRALAEATMSPPRRSSSPPRRSSGSHDDRPPAETPQRNNSSNSGVVLDISALKMAEVDTEVPPLPPRYRFRDLLLGDQTFQNDDRYQEEYSMDSTNAQVQVEFYVNENTFKERLKLFFIKNQRSSLRIRLFNFSLKVLTCALYILRVSLDDPNGVNGDPCAICRSNNNTAASGDINWSLIFWVTRREPVWAIQVTVALISFLETMLITYLSYKGNIWEQIFQISFILEMINSVPFIITIFWPPLRNIFVPVFLNCWLAKGALENMINDFHRAIQRTHSAMFNQVFILICTLFCLVFTGACGIQHLERAGKHLGLFDAFYFCIVTFSTVGYGDVTPQIWPSQLLVVILICVALVVLPLQFEELAYLWMESQKLGGNYSRHRAQTEKHVVLCVSSLKIDLLMDFLNEFYAHPRLQDYYVVILCPTEIDIQVRRILQIPLWSQRVIYLQGSALKDQDLMRAKMDDAEACFILSSRNEVDRTAADHQTILRAWAAKDFAPNCPLYVQILKPENKFHVKFADHVVCEEEFKYAMLALNCVCPATSTLVTLLVHTSRGQEGQLSPEQWQRIYGRCSGNEVYHIRLCDSKFFGEYDGKSFTYASFHAHKKYGVCLIGVKREDNKSILLNPGPRHIMAAADTCYYINITKEENSAFIFKEEEKHNKGLSVSGLYDAPCRLPVHSIIASMGTVAIDLQNPDPPEESGKLTLPTENGSGSRRPSIAPVLEIADSSAILPCDLLSDQSEDETNQSDDEGSVAPDFVKGYPPNSPYIGSSPTLCHLLPQKAPFCCLRLDKGCTHSSFVDAKAYGFKNKLIIVSAETAGNGLYNFIVPLRAYYRPRKELNPIVLLLDYQPDNHFLEAICCFPMVYFMAGTIDNLDNLLQCGIIYADNLVVVDKESTMSAEEDYMADAKTIVNVQTMFRLFPSLSIITELTHPSNMRFMQFRAKDCYSLALSKLEKVERDKGSNLAFMFRLPFAAGRVFSISMLDTLLYQSFVKDYMIGIARLLLGLDTTPGSGYLCAMKITEEDLWIRTYGRLFQKLCSSSAEIPIGIYRTESHMFATSEGKDSNAQSQVSINTQQGEEPRERGEPWKEKAAHRNSTASDQSEHPLLRKKSMQWARRLSRKTNKPSSRAERISQQRLNLYRRSERQELSELVKNRMKHLGLPTVGYEDVSNLTASDVMNRVNLGYLQELQDISEHPYTEGTRPPGPQAESVGLTARRGNERPLSTPGDEMNDHQNTLSYVLINPPPDTMLELNDIVYIIRSDPLAHMPDDSQGGGPAPPGSRNRQDFGTETRDETHL, encoded by the exons GTATCAGGAGGAATACAGTATGGACTCGACCAATGCCCA GGTGCAGGTGGAGTTCTATGTGAATGAAAACACCTTCAAGGAGAGGCTGAAGCTCTTTTTCATCAAAAACCAAAGGTCAA GCCTGAGAATCCGCTTGTTCAACTTCTCCCTGAAGGTTCTCACCTGTGCCCTGTACATACTGCGGGTCAGCCTGGATGATCCCAACGGCGTCAACGGAGACCCATG TGCAATATGTCGGAGTAACAACAATACTGCAGCCTCGGGAGACATCAACTG GTCGTTGATTTTCTGGGTTACCAGACGGGAACCTGTATGGGCGATACAG GTGACAGTGGCCTTAATCAGTTTCTTGGAGACGATGCTCATCACATATCTCAGCTACAAG GGGAACATTTGGGAGCAGATCTTCCAAATATCCTTCATATTGGAGATGATCAATTCAGTGCCATTTATAATCACG ATCTTCTGGCCTCCATTGAGAAACATATTCGTCCCGGTGTTTCTTAACTGCTGGCTTGCCAAAGGTGCCCTGGAGAACATGATC AACGACTTCCATCGCGCCATCCAGAGGACCCACTCCGCCATGTTCAACCAGGTGTTCATCCTCATCTGCACACTATTCTGCCTGGTTTTCACTGG AGCTTGTGGGATCCAGCACCTAGAGAGAGCGGGGAAGCACCTGGGCCTGTTTGACGCCTTCTATTTCTGCATCGTCACCTTCTCCACCGTGGGCTACGGGGACGTCACCCCACAGATCTGGCCCTCCCAGCTGCTGGTGGTCATTCTCATCTGCGTGGCGCTGGTGGTGCTCCCACTGCAG TTCGAAGAGCTGGCGTACTTGTGGATGGAGAGCCAGAAGTTGGGTGGAAACTACAGCCGCCACCGCGCGCAGACGGAGAAACATGTGGTGTTGTGCGTCAGCTCGCTGAAGATCGACCTGCTGATGGATTTCCTCAACGAGTTCTACGCTCACCCGAGGCTGCAG GACTACTACGTGGTGATCCTGTGTCCAACCGAGATAGACATTCAGGTTCGCCGTATCCTCCAGATCCCCCTGTGGTCCCAGAGGGTCATCTACCTGCAGGGATCCGCCCTCAAAGACCAGGACTTGATGAGGGCCAA GATGGACGACGCCGAGGCCTGCTTCATCCTCAGCAGCAGGAACGAGGTCGACCGAACTGCCGCT GATCATCAGACTATTTTAAGGGCTTGGGCTGCAAAAGATTTTGCTCCAAACTGCCCTCTCTACGTCCAAATTCTCAAACCAGAAAATAAATTCCATGTTAAGTTTGCAG ATCACGTGGTGTGTGAAGAAGAGTTCAAGTACGCCATGTTGGCGCTGAACTGTGTGTGTCCCGCCACGTCCACCTTAGTCACACTCCTGGTTCACACCTCCAGAGGACA GGAGGGGCAGTTGTCACCGGAGCAGTGGCAGCGGATTTATGGGCGCTGCTCTGGAAACGAGGTCTACCACATCCGCCTGTGTGACAGCAAGTTTTTTGGGGAGTACGATGGAAAGAGCTTCACCTACGCCTCCTTCCACGCCCACAAGAA GTACGGTGTGTGTTTGATCGGAGTGAAGCGGGAGGACAACAAGAGCATCCTCCTCAACCCGGGCCCCCGCCACATCATGGCGGCGGCGGACACCTGCTACTACATCAACATCACCAAGGAGGAGAACTCGGCCTTCATcttcaaagaggaggagaagcacaaCAAGGGCCTGTCCGTCAGCGGCCTCTACGACGCCCCCTGCAGGCTGCCCGTGCACAGCATCATCGCCAGCATGG GCACGGTGGCCATCGACCTCCAGAACCCGGATCCGCCCGAGGAGAGCGGCAAGCTGACGCTGCCGACGGAGAACGGCTCCGGCAGCCGCAGGCCGAGCATCGCGCCCGTCCTGGAGATCGCCGACTCCTCCGCCATTCTGCCCTGCGACCTCCTCAGCGACCAGTCGGAGGACGAGACCAACCAGTCGGACGACGAGGGCTCCGTGGCGCCCGA CTTTGTGAAGGGTTACCCTCCCAACTCGCCCTACATCGGCAGCTCTCCAACCCTGTGCCACCTGCTGCCCCAGAAAGCTCCATTCTGCTGCCTCCGCCTCGACAAG GgctgcacacacagcagcttcgtGGACGCCAAAGCGTACGGCTTCAAGAACAAGCTGATCATAGTGTCCGCGGAGACGGCGGGAAACGGCCTCTACAATTTCATCGTCCCGCTGCGTGCGTACTATCGGCCCAGGAAGGAGCTCAACCCCatagtgctgctgctggactaCCA aCCGGACAATCACTTCTTGGAGGCCATTTGCTGCTTCCCAATGGTTTACTTCATGGCGGGCACAATCGATAA CTTGGACAACCTGCTTCAGTGCGGCATCATTTACGCCGACAACCTGGTGGTCGTGGACAAGGAGAGCACCATGAGCGCCGAGGAGGACTACATGGCGGACGCCAAGACCATCGTCAACGTGCAGACCATGTTCAG GTTGTTCCCCAGTCTCAGCATCATCACGGAGCTCACGCATCCCTCCAACATGAGGTTCATGCAGTTCCGAGCCAAGGACTGCtactcgctcgctctctccaaACTGGAGAAG GTGGAGCGGGACAAGGGCTCCAACCTGGCCTTCATGTTCCGCCTCCCGTTCGCCGCCGGCAGAGTGTTCAGCATCAGCATGTTGGACACGCTGCTTTACCAG TCGTTCGTTAAGGACTACATGATCGGCATCGCGAGGCTGCTCCTCGGCCTGGACACCACGCCCGGCTCTGGGTACCTGTGCGCT ATGAAGATCACCGAAGAGGATCTGTGGATCAGGACTTACGGCAGACTCTTCCAGAAGCTCTGTTCCTCCAGCGCCGAGATCCCCATCGGCATCTACCGCACAGAGTCGCACATGTTCGCCACCTCGGAG GGCAAAGACAGTAACGCACAG TCTCAGGTGTCCATAAACACGCAACAAGGCGAGGAGCCCCGCGAGCGCGGCGAGCCCTGGAAGGAGAAGGCGGCCCACCGCAACTCCACCGCCAGCGACCAGTCGGAGCACCCGctgctgaggaagaagagcatgCAGTGGGCGCGGCGGCTGAGCAGGAAGACCAACAAGCCGTCCAGCAGAGCGGAGCGCATCTCGCAGCAGAGACTCAACCTGTACCGACGCTCGGAGCGCCAGGAGCTGTCCGAGCTGGTCAAGAACCGCATGAAGCACCTGGGCCTTCCCACCGTGGGATACG AGGATGTTTCTAATCTCACTGCGAGCGATGTCATGAATCGAGTAAATCTAGGATATTTGCAAG AGTTGCAGGACATTTCAGAGCACCCGTATACAGAGGGGACCAGGCCACCAG GGCCACAAGCAG AATCTGTTGGACTGACAGCCAGACGAGGAAACGAGCGTCCTTTGTCCACACCCGGAG ACGAGATGAACGACCACCAGAACACGCTGTCCTACGTcctcatcaacccccccccggaCACCATGCTGGAGCTCAACGACATTGT GTACATCATCCGGTCCGACCCGCTGGCTCACATGCCGGACGACTCGCAAGGAGGGGGGCCGGCGCCGCCCGGCTCCAGGAACCGGCAGGACTTTGGCACAGAGACCAGAGACGAGACTCACCTCTGA
- the kcnt1b gene encoding potassium channel subfamily T member 1 isoform X5, which translates to MNIFFNLRGIVRHIAEDRALAEATMSPPRRSSSPPRRSSGSHDDRPPAETPQRNNSSNSGVVLDISALKMAEVDTEVPPLPPRYRFRDLLLGDQTFQNDDRYQEEYSMDSTNAQVQVEFYVNENTFKERLKLFFIKNQRSSLRIRLFNFSLKVLTCALYILRVSLDDPNGVNGDPCAICRSNNNTAASGDINWSLIFWVTRREPVWAIQVTVALISFLETMLITYLSYKGNIWEQIFQISFILEMINSVPFIITIFWPPLRNIFVPVFLNCWLAKGALENMINDFHRAIQRTHSAMFNQVFILICTLFCLVFTGACGIQHLERAGKHLGLFDAFYFCIVTFSTVGYGDVTPQIWPSQLLVVILICVALVVLPLQFEELAYLWMESQKLGGNYSRHRAQTEKHVVLCVSSLKIDLLMDFLNEFYAHPRLQDYYVVILCPTEIDIQVRRILQIPLWSQRVIYLQGSALKDQDLMRAKMDDAEACFILSSRNEVDRTAADHQTILRAWAAKDFAPNCPLYVQILKPENKFHVKFADHVVCEEEFKYAMLALNCVCPATSTLVTLLVHTSRGQEGQLSPEQWQRIYGRCSGNEVYHIRLCDSKFFGEYDGKSFTYASFHAHKKYGVCLIGVKREDNKSILLNPGPRHIMAAADTCYYINITKEENSAFIFKEEEKHNKGLSVSGLYDAPCRLPVHSIIASMVDQATAYGTVAIDLQNPDPPEESGKLTLPTENGSGSRRPSIAPVLEIADSSAILPCDLLSDQSEDETNQSDDEGSVAPDFVKGYPPNSPYIGSSPTLCHLLPQKAPFCCLRLDKGCTHSSFVDAKAYGFKNKLIIVSAETAGNGLYNFIVPLRAYYRPRKELNPIVLLLDYQPDNHFLEAICCFPMVYFMAGTIDNLDNLLQCGIIYADNLVVVDKESTMSAEEDYMADAKTIVNVQTMFRLFPSLSIITELTHPSNMRFMQFRAKDCYSLALSKLEKVERDKGSNLAFMFRLPFAAGRVFSISMLDTLLYQSFVKDYMIGIARLLLGLDTTPGSGYLCAMKITEEDLWIRTYGRLFQKLCSSSAEIPIGIYRTESHMFATSEGKDSNAQSQVSINTQQGEEPRERGEPWKEKAAHRNSTASDQSEHPLLRKKSMQWARRLSRKTNKPSSRAERISQQRLNLYRRSERQELSELVKNRMKHLGLPTVGYEDVSNLTASDVMNRVNLGYLQELQDISEHPYTEGTRPPGPQADEMNDHQNTLSYVLINPPPDTMLELNDIVYIIRSDPLAHMPDDSQGGGPAPPGSRNRQDFGTETRDETHL; encoded by the exons GTATCAGGAGGAATACAGTATGGACTCGACCAATGCCCA GGTGCAGGTGGAGTTCTATGTGAATGAAAACACCTTCAAGGAGAGGCTGAAGCTCTTTTTCATCAAAAACCAAAGGTCAA GCCTGAGAATCCGCTTGTTCAACTTCTCCCTGAAGGTTCTCACCTGTGCCCTGTACATACTGCGGGTCAGCCTGGATGATCCCAACGGCGTCAACGGAGACCCATG TGCAATATGTCGGAGTAACAACAATACTGCAGCCTCGGGAGACATCAACTG GTCGTTGATTTTCTGGGTTACCAGACGGGAACCTGTATGGGCGATACAG GTGACAGTGGCCTTAATCAGTTTCTTGGAGACGATGCTCATCACATATCTCAGCTACAAG GGGAACATTTGGGAGCAGATCTTCCAAATATCCTTCATATTGGAGATGATCAATTCAGTGCCATTTATAATCACG ATCTTCTGGCCTCCATTGAGAAACATATTCGTCCCGGTGTTTCTTAACTGCTGGCTTGCCAAAGGTGCCCTGGAGAACATGATC AACGACTTCCATCGCGCCATCCAGAGGACCCACTCCGCCATGTTCAACCAGGTGTTCATCCTCATCTGCACACTATTCTGCCTGGTTTTCACTGG AGCTTGTGGGATCCAGCACCTAGAGAGAGCGGGGAAGCACCTGGGCCTGTTTGACGCCTTCTATTTCTGCATCGTCACCTTCTCCACCGTGGGCTACGGGGACGTCACCCCACAGATCTGGCCCTCCCAGCTGCTGGTGGTCATTCTCATCTGCGTGGCGCTGGTGGTGCTCCCACTGCAG TTCGAAGAGCTGGCGTACTTGTGGATGGAGAGCCAGAAGTTGGGTGGAAACTACAGCCGCCACCGCGCGCAGACGGAGAAACATGTGGTGTTGTGCGTCAGCTCGCTGAAGATCGACCTGCTGATGGATTTCCTCAACGAGTTCTACGCTCACCCGAGGCTGCAG GACTACTACGTGGTGATCCTGTGTCCAACCGAGATAGACATTCAGGTTCGCCGTATCCTCCAGATCCCCCTGTGGTCCCAGAGGGTCATCTACCTGCAGGGATCCGCCCTCAAAGACCAGGACTTGATGAGGGCCAA GATGGACGACGCCGAGGCCTGCTTCATCCTCAGCAGCAGGAACGAGGTCGACCGAACTGCCGCT GATCATCAGACTATTTTAAGGGCTTGGGCTGCAAAAGATTTTGCTCCAAACTGCCCTCTCTACGTCCAAATTCTCAAACCAGAAAATAAATTCCATGTTAAGTTTGCAG ATCACGTGGTGTGTGAAGAAGAGTTCAAGTACGCCATGTTGGCGCTGAACTGTGTGTGTCCCGCCACGTCCACCTTAGTCACACTCCTGGTTCACACCTCCAGAGGACA GGAGGGGCAGTTGTCACCGGAGCAGTGGCAGCGGATTTATGGGCGCTGCTCTGGAAACGAGGTCTACCACATCCGCCTGTGTGACAGCAAGTTTTTTGGGGAGTACGATGGAAAGAGCTTCACCTACGCCTCCTTCCACGCCCACAAGAA GTACGGTGTGTGTTTGATCGGAGTGAAGCGGGAGGACAACAAGAGCATCCTCCTCAACCCGGGCCCCCGCCACATCATGGCGGCGGCGGACACCTGCTACTACATCAACATCACCAAGGAGGAGAACTCGGCCTTCATcttcaaagaggaggagaagcacaaCAAGGGCCTGTCCGTCAGCGGCCTCTACGACGCCCCCTGCAGGCTGCCCGTGCACAGCATCATCGCCAGCATGG TTGATCAGGCCACTGCATATG GCACGGTGGCCATCGACCTCCAGAACCCGGATCCGCCCGAGGAGAGCGGCAAGCTGACGCTGCCGACGGAGAACGGCTCCGGCAGCCGCAGGCCGAGCATCGCGCCCGTCCTGGAGATCGCCGACTCCTCCGCCATTCTGCCCTGCGACCTCCTCAGCGACCAGTCGGAGGACGAGACCAACCAGTCGGACGACGAGGGCTCCGTGGCGCCCGA CTTTGTGAAGGGTTACCCTCCCAACTCGCCCTACATCGGCAGCTCTCCAACCCTGTGCCACCTGCTGCCCCAGAAAGCTCCATTCTGCTGCCTCCGCCTCGACAAG GgctgcacacacagcagcttcgtGGACGCCAAAGCGTACGGCTTCAAGAACAAGCTGATCATAGTGTCCGCGGAGACGGCGGGAAACGGCCTCTACAATTTCATCGTCCCGCTGCGTGCGTACTATCGGCCCAGGAAGGAGCTCAACCCCatagtgctgctgctggactaCCA aCCGGACAATCACTTCTTGGAGGCCATTTGCTGCTTCCCAATGGTTTACTTCATGGCGGGCACAATCGATAA CTTGGACAACCTGCTTCAGTGCGGCATCATTTACGCCGACAACCTGGTGGTCGTGGACAAGGAGAGCACCATGAGCGCCGAGGAGGACTACATGGCGGACGCCAAGACCATCGTCAACGTGCAGACCATGTTCAG GTTGTTCCCCAGTCTCAGCATCATCACGGAGCTCACGCATCCCTCCAACATGAGGTTCATGCAGTTCCGAGCCAAGGACTGCtactcgctcgctctctccaaACTGGAGAAG GTGGAGCGGGACAAGGGCTCCAACCTGGCCTTCATGTTCCGCCTCCCGTTCGCCGCCGGCAGAGTGTTCAGCATCAGCATGTTGGACACGCTGCTTTACCAG TCGTTCGTTAAGGACTACATGATCGGCATCGCGAGGCTGCTCCTCGGCCTGGACACCACGCCCGGCTCTGGGTACCTGTGCGCT ATGAAGATCACCGAAGAGGATCTGTGGATCAGGACTTACGGCAGACTCTTCCAGAAGCTCTGTTCCTCCAGCGCCGAGATCCCCATCGGCATCTACCGCACAGAGTCGCACATGTTCGCCACCTCGGAG GGCAAAGACAGTAACGCACAG TCTCAGGTGTCCATAAACACGCAACAAGGCGAGGAGCCCCGCGAGCGCGGCGAGCCCTGGAAGGAGAAGGCGGCCCACCGCAACTCCACCGCCAGCGACCAGTCGGAGCACCCGctgctgaggaagaagagcatgCAGTGGGCGCGGCGGCTGAGCAGGAAGACCAACAAGCCGTCCAGCAGAGCGGAGCGCATCTCGCAGCAGAGACTCAACCTGTACCGACGCTCGGAGCGCCAGGAGCTGTCCGAGCTGGTCAAGAACCGCATGAAGCACCTGGGCCTTCCCACCGTGGGATACG AGGATGTTTCTAATCTCACTGCGAGCGATGTCATGAATCGAGTAAATCTAGGATATTTGCAAG AGTTGCAGGACATTTCAGAGCACCCGTATACAGAGGGGACCAGGCCACCAG GGCCACAAGCAG ACGAGATGAACGACCACCAGAACACGCTGTCCTACGTcctcatcaacccccccccggaCACCATGCTGGAGCTCAACGACATTGT GTACATCATCCGGTCCGACCCGCTGGCTCACATGCCGGACGACTCGCAAGGAGGGGGGCCGGCGCCGCCCGGCTCCAGGAACCGGCAGGACTTTGGCACAGAGACCAGAGACGAGACTCACCTCTGA
- the kcnt1b gene encoding potassium channel subfamily T member 1 isoform X19, protein MNIFFNLRGIVRHIAEDRALAEATMSPPRRSSSPPRRSSGSHDDRPPAETPQRNNSSNSGVVLDISALKMAEVDTEVPPLPPRYRFRDLLLGDQTFQNDDRYQEEYSMDSTNAQVQVEFYVNENTFKERLKLFFIKNQRSSLRIRLFNFSLKVLTCALYILRVSLDDPNGVNGDPCAICRSNNNTAASGDINWSLIFWVTRREPVWAIQVTVALISFLETMLITYLSYKGNIWEQIFQISFILEMINSVPFIITIFWPPLRNIFVPVFLNCWLAKGALENMINDFHRAIQRTHSAMFNQVFILICTLFCLVFTGACGIQHLERAGKHLGLFDAFYFCIVTFSTVGYGDVTPQIWPSQLLVVILICVALVVLPLQFEELAYLWMESQKLGGNYSRHRAQTEKHVVLCVSSLKIDLLMDFLNEFYAHPRLQDYYVVILCPTEIDIQVRRILQIPLWSQRVIYLQGSALKDQDLMRAKMDDAEACFILSSRNEVDRTAADHQTILRAWAAKDFAPNCPLYVQILKPENKFHVKFADHVVCEEEFKYAMLALNCVCPATSTLVTLLVHTSRGQEGQLSPEQWQRIYGRCSGNEVYHIRLCDSKFFGEYDGKSFTYASFHAHKKYGVCLIGVKREDNKSILLNPGPRHIMAAADTCYYINITKEENSAFIFKEEEKHNKGLSVSGLYDAPCRLPVHSIIASMGTVAIDLQNPDPPEESGKLTLPTENGSGSRRPSIAPVLEIADSSAILPCDLLSDQSEDETNQSDDEGSVAPDFVKGYPPNSPYIGSSPTLCHLLPQKAPFCCLRLDKGCTHSSFVDAKAYGFKNKLIIVSAETAGNGLYNFIVPLRAYYRPRKELNPIVLLLDYQPDNHFLEAICCFPMVYFMAGTIDNLDNLLQCGIIYADNLVVVDKESTMSAEEDYMADAKTIVNVQTMFRLFPSLSIITELTHPSNMRFMQFRAKDCYSLALSKLEKVERDKGSNLAFMFRLPFAAGRVFSISMLDTLLYQSFVKDYMIGIARLLLGLDTTPGSGYLCAMKITEEDLWIRTYGRLFQKLCSSSAEIPIGIYRTESHMFATSESQVSINTQQGEEPRERGEPWKEKAAHRNSTASDQSEHPLLRKKSMQWARRLSRKTNKPSSRAERISQQRLNLYRRSERQELSELVKNRMKHLGLPTVGYDEMNDHQNTLSYVLINPPPDTMLELNDIVYIIRSDPLAHMPDDSQGGGPAPPGSRNRQDFGTETRDETHL, encoded by the exons GTATCAGGAGGAATACAGTATGGACTCGACCAATGCCCA GGTGCAGGTGGAGTTCTATGTGAATGAAAACACCTTCAAGGAGAGGCTGAAGCTCTTTTTCATCAAAAACCAAAGGTCAA GCCTGAGAATCCGCTTGTTCAACTTCTCCCTGAAGGTTCTCACCTGTGCCCTGTACATACTGCGGGTCAGCCTGGATGATCCCAACGGCGTCAACGGAGACCCATG TGCAATATGTCGGAGTAACAACAATACTGCAGCCTCGGGAGACATCAACTG GTCGTTGATTTTCTGGGTTACCAGACGGGAACCTGTATGGGCGATACAG GTGACAGTGGCCTTAATCAGTTTCTTGGAGACGATGCTCATCACATATCTCAGCTACAAG GGGAACATTTGGGAGCAGATCTTCCAAATATCCTTCATATTGGAGATGATCAATTCAGTGCCATTTATAATCACG ATCTTCTGGCCTCCATTGAGAAACATATTCGTCCCGGTGTTTCTTAACTGCTGGCTTGCCAAAGGTGCCCTGGAGAACATGATC AACGACTTCCATCGCGCCATCCAGAGGACCCACTCCGCCATGTTCAACCAGGTGTTCATCCTCATCTGCACACTATTCTGCCTGGTTTTCACTGG AGCTTGTGGGATCCAGCACCTAGAGAGAGCGGGGAAGCACCTGGGCCTGTTTGACGCCTTCTATTTCTGCATCGTCACCTTCTCCACCGTGGGCTACGGGGACGTCACCCCACAGATCTGGCCCTCCCAGCTGCTGGTGGTCATTCTCATCTGCGTGGCGCTGGTGGTGCTCCCACTGCAG TTCGAAGAGCTGGCGTACTTGTGGATGGAGAGCCAGAAGTTGGGTGGAAACTACAGCCGCCACCGCGCGCAGACGGAGAAACATGTGGTGTTGTGCGTCAGCTCGCTGAAGATCGACCTGCTGATGGATTTCCTCAACGAGTTCTACGCTCACCCGAGGCTGCAG GACTACTACGTGGTGATCCTGTGTCCAACCGAGATAGACATTCAGGTTCGCCGTATCCTCCAGATCCCCCTGTGGTCCCAGAGGGTCATCTACCTGCAGGGATCCGCCCTCAAAGACCAGGACTTGATGAGGGCCAA GATGGACGACGCCGAGGCCTGCTTCATCCTCAGCAGCAGGAACGAGGTCGACCGAACTGCCGCT GATCATCAGACTATTTTAAGGGCTTGGGCTGCAAAAGATTTTGCTCCAAACTGCCCTCTCTACGTCCAAATTCTCAAACCAGAAAATAAATTCCATGTTAAGTTTGCAG ATCACGTGGTGTGTGAAGAAGAGTTCAAGTACGCCATGTTGGCGCTGAACTGTGTGTGTCCCGCCACGTCCACCTTAGTCACACTCCTGGTTCACACCTCCAGAGGACA GGAGGGGCAGTTGTCACCGGAGCAGTGGCAGCGGATTTATGGGCGCTGCTCTGGAAACGAGGTCTACCACATCCGCCTGTGTGACAGCAAGTTTTTTGGGGAGTACGATGGAAAGAGCTTCACCTACGCCTCCTTCCACGCCCACAAGAA GTACGGTGTGTGTTTGATCGGAGTGAAGCGGGAGGACAACAAGAGCATCCTCCTCAACCCGGGCCCCCGCCACATCATGGCGGCGGCGGACACCTGCTACTACATCAACATCACCAAGGAGGAGAACTCGGCCTTCATcttcaaagaggaggagaagcacaaCAAGGGCCTGTCCGTCAGCGGCCTCTACGACGCCCCCTGCAGGCTGCCCGTGCACAGCATCATCGCCAGCATGG GCACGGTGGCCATCGACCTCCAGAACCCGGATCCGCCCGAGGAGAGCGGCAAGCTGACGCTGCCGACGGAGAACGGCTCCGGCAGCCGCAGGCCGAGCATCGCGCCCGTCCTGGAGATCGCCGACTCCTCCGCCATTCTGCCCTGCGACCTCCTCAGCGACCAGTCGGAGGACGAGACCAACCAGTCGGACGACGAGGGCTCCGTGGCGCCCGA CTTTGTGAAGGGTTACCCTCCCAACTCGCCCTACATCGGCAGCTCTCCAACCCTGTGCCACCTGCTGCCCCAGAAAGCTCCATTCTGCTGCCTCCGCCTCGACAAG GgctgcacacacagcagcttcgtGGACGCCAAAGCGTACGGCTTCAAGAACAAGCTGATCATAGTGTCCGCGGAGACGGCGGGAAACGGCCTCTACAATTTCATCGTCCCGCTGCGTGCGTACTATCGGCCCAGGAAGGAGCTCAACCCCatagtgctgctgctggactaCCA aCCGGACAATCACTTCTTGGAGGCCATTTGCTGCTTCCCAATGGTTTACTTCATGGCGGGCACAATCGATAA CTTGGACAACCTGCTTCAGTGCGGCATCATTTACGCCGACAACCTGGTGGTCGTGGACAAGGAGAGCACCATGAGCGCCGAGGAGGACTACATGGCGGACGCCAAGACCATCGTCAACGTGCAGACCATGTTCAG GTTGTTCCCCAGTCTCAGCATCATCACGGAGCTCACGCATCCCTCCAACATGAGGTTCATGCAGTTCCGAGCCAAGGACTGCtactcgctcgctctctccaaACTGGAGAAG GTGGAGCGGGACAAGGGCTCCAACCTGGCCTTCATGTTCCGCCTCCCGTTCGCCGCCGGCAGAGTGTTCAGCATCAGCATGTTGGACACGCTGCTTTACCAG TCGTTCGTTAAGGACTACATGATCGGCATCGCGAGGCTGCTCCTCGGCCTGGACACCACGCCCGGCTCTGGGTACCTGTGCGCT ATGAAGATCACCGAAGAGGATCTGTGGATCAGGACTTACGGCAGACTCTTCCAGAAGCTCTGTTCCTCCAGCGCCGAGATCCCCATCGGCATCTACCGCACAGAGTCGCACATGTTCGCCACCTCGGAG TCTCAGGTGTCCATAAACACGCAACAAGGCGAGGAGCCCCGCGAGCGCGGCGAGCCCTGGAAGGAGAAGGCGGCCCACCGCAACTCCACCGCCAGCGACCAGTCGGAGCACCCGctgctgaggaagaagagcatgCAGTGGGCGCGGCGGCTGAGCAGGAAGACCAACAAGCCGTCCAGCAGAGCGGAGCGCATCTCGCAGCAGAGACTCAACCTGTACCGACGCTCGGAGCGCCAGGAGCTGTCCGAGCTGGTCAAGAACCGCATGAAGCACCTGGGCCTTCCCACCGTGGGATACG ACGAGATGAACGACCACCAGAACACGCTGTCCTACGTcctcatcaacccccccccggaCACCATGCTGGAGCTCAACGACATTGT GTACATCATCCGGTCCGACCCGCTGGCTCACATGCCGGACGACTCGCAAGGAGGGGGGCCGGCGCCGCCCGGCTCCAGGAACCGGCAGGACTTTGGCACAGAGACCAGAGACGAGACTCACCTCTGA